TATTAGATCATTAAAATAAGGGGGATATTAAAAATGGAAAATGTAATTGCGAAACGTCTTACTCGTTCGGAAGTCCCTACTGAATTAACATGGGATCTTTCTGATTTATACAAATCCGATCAAGATTGGGAAGATGGATTAAAAATACTAGAAGAAGATGTAAAAAAACTTGATGCATTTAAAGGGAAATTACATACTGGCCCAAATATTTTATTAAATTGCCTACTTTTACAAGAGCAGCTTCTCATGCAATTGACTACACTTTGGACGTATGCAAATTTAAAAGAATCTACGGATCGAACAAATCCTGTTATTCAAGCAGATTCATCAAAAATGTCTTCCTTGGGAACGAAAGTGCATACAGCATCATCGTTTATTCCAAATGAAATTCTCACATTAGAAGAGGGACTAATTGAAAAATACCTACTTGAAGAAGCAGACCTCGAACCTTTTCGTAAATCACTAACAGAAATTCTTGAAATAAGAAAACATAAGCTTTCACCTGAAACAGAAGAAGCTCTCGCAGCACTTGGAGAAGTGCACGGCGCTCCTTATAAAATTTACGGAATGACTAAACTAGCAGATATGGACTTCTCTCCTATACAAGACGAACAGGGAAACGAATTACCCGTATCCTTTTCGTTATTCGAAAGTCGATATGAATTTTCTCCTAATGCAGACATTCGCCGAAAAGCATATTCTTCTTTCGTTTCGACATTAAAACGATACAAACATACAGTTGCTGCCACATACTCCACAGAAGTTACAAAACAAGTAGCTCTCTCGCGTTTACGTAAGTATGAATCTGTCACTCATATGCTTTTAGACCCTCAACATGTAACGCTTGAAATGTATAACAATCAGTTAGACATTATTTATAAAGAATTAGCTCCTCATATGCGTCGTTTTGCGGAACTTAAAAAGAAAGTATTAGGACTTGATCAAATGCTTTTCTGCGACTTGCATGCACCGTTAGATCCTGAATTCAACCCGGCAATAACTTACGAAGAAGCTGGTAAATTAATTCAAGAATCTTTAAAAGTGTTAGGTCCTGAATATAGCTCCATTATAGAAAAAGGTTTTAAGGAAAGATGGGTAGATCTTGCAGACAACGTTGGAAAATCAACAGGGGCATTCTGCTCTAGTCCATACAATGCTCACCCTTATATCTTAATTACATGGCAAAACACAATGCGCGGATGCTTCACACTAGCACATGAATTTGGACATGCAGGTCATTTTTATTTAGCAAATAAAAATCAGCGTATTATAAATGTCCGTCCCTCTATGTATTTCATCGAAGCACCATCCACGATGAATGAATTATTATTAGCTCAGCATTTACTTGCAACGAATGAAGATAAGAGAATGCGCCGATGGGTTATTTTACAATTGCTCGGAACGTATTATCATAACTTTGTTACCCACTTACTTGAAGGAGAATATCAACGCAGAGTATACGCTTTAGCTGAAGATGAAAAAGCTCTTACTGCTACAACTTTAACAGAGCTAAAAACTGACGTTCTTTCTAGTTTCTGGGGAGATACAGTTGAAATTGATGAAGGTGCAGGCTTAACATGGATGCGCCAACCTCATTATTATATGGGCTTATATTCTTACACATATTCTGCTGGCCTAACTGCATCTACTGCTGTAGCCCAAATGATTAAAGAAGAAGGCCAACCTGCAATTGATCGCTGGCTAGATGTATTACGTGCAGGTGGCACAATGAAACCACTCGAATTAATGAAACACGCTGGGGTGGATATGTCACAGCCAGATACAATTCGTAAAGCCGTTTCTTACGTCGGCTCATTAATTGATGAATTAGAGCATTCTTATCAGTAATATAATAAAAATAAGCCCTCTATCATTCTTATGAGGGCTTATTTTTATTATTTACTTCCCAAACCTTTTACGATATCCACATTTCCTACACAGTTCTTCTACTGCAACTCTTTGTGAAAATCCATCTACAATATTTTTCGCTCTTTCGCCTTCAATAATATTAGAGAATGAATCATTATTAATATTTCCAAGGTTAATGATTCCCTCACCATCTAAACAACAAGGAATAACAGTTCCGTTCGCCAAAATACCCGCTTGATTGCGCAGACCATGACAGAAACCTTTTCCATCATCCTCTTCTTCATGTAACGCTGGCCATTGGAATTCATAATCTTGATTAATAAAGACACGTTCCGCAATTTTTATGCCTTTTCCTGGCGTGATTTTCTCCTCAATTTTATAAGGTAAATCAAATTCTTTCTCGATAATTTCTAGCAACTCTCTATTTCGCTGTATTTCGAGGTTTGTCTTATTATCTTGTGTCAAATTCCACAACCTTAGTGAAACAATTAAATCAGATTGACTTGTCGCCTCTCTAATAAAGGAAAGTATACTTCGTACATATCCCGCTTTATCTTCTGATCCTGGATGACCATCAAAACTATGCAGTGAAAAATTCATCTGTCTTAATGCAGGCCTATTTAATAATCTATGCTTCCTTTTATTAATTAAAGTTCCGTTCGTTGTAATATTAACTTTAAACCCTTTTTCATGACTTAAATCTAATAATTGATCTATTTTCGGATGAAGCAATGGTTCACCCTTTACGTGCAGATAAATGTAGTCTGTGTGAGGTTTAATTTGGTCTAATCTTTTAGAAAAATCCTCCACAGAAATGAATTGCTTCTGCCTTTCCGTCGGCGGACAAAAGCTGCACGCAAGATTACATACACTTGTAATCTCCAAGTAAAACTTCTTAAACTTTTTCACCTTTAATTCCTCACTTCTCTGACCGCGTATAATTTTTTTCTCTTCATATTACAGCATACTTTTTTAGAAATGGAAACATACTTATTTAAGGAAATAACGGCAGTAATCCTCTATTTATTACGACCTCTTAACTTTTAAAAGACCATTGGTAATCTTCATCCAATGGTCTTTTCCTATCCGTTCTATGCAGACATTACGCAATATTACTTATGATACGGTTCTCCACGATTAATACGAAACGCCCTATACACTTGCTCGAGTAACACTAAACGCATTAATTGATGTGGCAATGTCATCTTAGAAAAAGAAAGAGATTCGTTTGAACGCTTCATCACTTCTGAACTAAGTCCAAGCGATCCACCAATTACAAATGCTACTTTACTCTTTCCGTATGTTGCAAGACGATCAAGGCTTGCTGCAAATTCTTCTGATGATTTTTGTTTTCCTTCAATAGCTAGTGCAATAACATGCGTATCATCTGAAATTTTATCCAGTATACGTATACCTTCTTTTTCTTTTACAATTAACATTTCCGCTTCGCTTAAGTTTTCTGGTGCTTTTTCATCTGGCAATTCAATAACTTCCACTTTTGCATAAGCTGATAATCGTTTTAAGTATTCTGCAATACCTTGTTTTAAGTATTTTTCTTTTAATTTTCCGATTGAAATAATCGAGATATTCACACGTATTCCCCACCTTACAAACACGTTATCCACAAAACTTATCCACATATCCACAAACATCACCCACATATTGTGTGGGAATCTGTGTTCGATACAACATATGTCGCCTCATTTTGACAAAATTCACATGTTTTTTTCTCTTTTTCTGAGTTATCCACATTGTTGATAACCGGCGCAACTTCACACTCATCCACAATAATATCTAGTGCTAACTCGACATGTTCTAAGCAACAAGGTAAATTCATATTTTTCACCTCACTTTTCTACAATAGAAAACAGGAGGGCGGCCCTCCTGTTTTTAATACTTTTGAATGCCTAATTTAACCGTTGTTGTTGCTCTTTTTGTACCACGATAAAATGTAAGTATCATTTTATCATCAATTTTCTTATTATATAAGGCCGTTCGGAATCCAATAATATCATGCACCGGTTTTCCGTCTACCGCCACAATTACATCATGTTCTCTTAGCCCTGCATCTGCACCTGGGGATGGACTTTTCACATCTAAAATACAAACCCCATCTGTTACATTACTCGGTAAATGCAATGTTTTCGACCAATAATAATTTGGGATTTCATTTAATGATCTAAGTTCAATCCCAACATAAGGCCTTCTTACCTTTCCATGCTTTTCAAGCTCGTTCATAATAGGAACCGCTCTTGTGATTGGAATAGCCAGTCCAATTCCCTCTACTTCTTTTGCAGCAATTTTCATTGAGTTAATTCCAATTAATTGTCCTGCTGCATTTACAAGCGCACCACCACTATTACCTGGATTAATAGCTGCATCGGTCTGTAATACTTCTACTTGCCAATCATAGTGTCCATCTTGATCTAAATCGACAGGAACAATTCGCTCATTTGCCGAAATAATACCTTGTGTTACTGTACCTGAAAATTGTAATCCAAGCGGGTTCCCAATTGCAATAACCGGTTCTCCGCGACGAACTGTATTAGAATCACCTATCTCAATTACTTTTTTTACAGGCTTTGCATCTATTTGTAGTACCGCTAAGTCTGTGACTACATCGCTTCCTAATACTTTACCAGAAACTTTCTTTCCATCACTCAAACTAACTTCAATACGATTTGCTCCTGCAACGACATGATGATTCGTTACAATATAAGCATGACCATCTGTTTTTTTATAAATTACACCTGATCCTGTACCAGCTTCTGAATCTGCCTCTGAAAAATTATCTCGTTGAATATTAATTACACCAACGACCGCTTCCGATGCACGATCAACAGCATTTACAAAATTAACCTGATTCACAGGAACAGTTCCTGTCTGCGCTTGAACCATATTCCCTTCGCTTGCTTCAGCTTGCTGTAAATTACCCTCACGATCAGAAAATAAAGGGGCTCCAAATGCAAACAACGAAGCCCCTACAATTGTTCCTGCTATGCTAGAAATAACGATACCTTTGTGCTTCTTTTTTCCTGCTCGCTTTATACGATATTTTTTTTCATCAATAAAGGACATATTTGTTCACCTATCTTCCTGAAAACAACTATATTCCCCTTTATTGTTTACTAAAACGAAGAATTATACGTATTGAATTTGCGTTGGATTTTTCGGATCTGTATCATGTACTTCAAATGACTCTCCAACTTCAAAACCTTTCTCTTCTAGCACCTGTGATACAGACATACGTGCTAGTTCCTTCATATTATTATCTAAACTTAAATGCGCTAAATAGATATGTTTCGTCTCGTCTGTAATAACATCCGCCATCGCTAGTGCTGCATCCTCGTTACAAACGTGACCTACGTCGCTTAAAATACGTCTTTTAATACTCCAAGGATATCGGCCCATACGAAGCATTTCAACATCATGATTGCTTTCAAACACAAAAGCATTAGCACCCTTAATAACACCCTTCATACGGTCACTCACATAGCCCGTATCCGTAATAAGAGCTAGTTTTCTATCGTTATGATGAAAAGCATAAAACATCGGCTCTGCTGCATCATGAGAAACACCAAATGATTCGACTTCAATATCTCCAAATGTCTTCACATCACCGACTGAGAAAATAAACTTTTGGTCAGTTGGGATATTGCCAATTAAATGCTCCATAGCCCCCCATGTTTTCTCATTTGCATATACAGGTAACTCATATTTACGTGCTAACACACCTAACCCTTTAATATGATCACTATGCTCATGCGTTACGAGGATACCTGAGATATCTTGGATATTTAACTCCGCTTGCTTAAATAAAGCTTCTGTCGCTTTACCACTTAAACCTGCATCAACGAGCAACTTTTGATTCTCGGTCCCTACATATAGCGCATTTCCTGTACTTCCACTCGCAAGTACACTAAAATGCAAACTCATTCCTTCTCACTCCATTTTTCTCTTCATTTTCCTCAGTTTCCCCTAATTTCATAACTTGTCCTTCAATTGCATTTACAAAATGATCTACTTTCTGATCCGTTTTTAAATTCCATGTTGGGGCAAGAACTTGCATATCAGAAGCTGTAGCAGCAAGGGTTGCATATCCAATCTGCGCCTCTTTAATATGCGTATTTGGTTTGATTTGATTTTTTAAGTATAAATTCTCTAAAGCTGTTTGCGCTGTAATCGTTTCTTGCTCTTTCGTTTTTTCACTCTCTCCCATTTCTTTCAAATCCGTTAACATCGTTTGTGTATATGAAATCAGTTCATTCTTTTCATTTAAATTTACAACAATCATCGCTTGATCGTTATAAAAAATAGGATTATCTTTATATTTTTGAAAGAAATAAATTTTCGAGTTTTTCACCGCACCAAATTCGTATTTCGTTCCATCCAGCACATAGTTTTTCAAAAACTCATTATACTTATCTTTAGACAATGCTTTTGTATTTAAAAAAGGCTCTTTTAATTTACTTTCAATCTTGTATTCGTTTTGTAAATGCGCTGTTTGACTTTTTAAAGACTGAATATCCTCATCTTTAAAACTTTTATTTTTTGCCATAATGAAGGATTCTTTCCTCGGTTCCTTCGGAAAATTACCAATAGTAATTTTTTCATCTTTTAATTGTTGGTCCACTTTTGTTTCCGTCATCAGCTCTAACTGATCACTATCTTGTTTTTGAATGAACTGGAAAACGAGAAAGAGATCTAAAACAAAAAAGGTCACAATAAATATTGTTTTAATTCGATCCCAATCCATTTAGCTCCCCCTCCATCTCCTCACTCCACTCAAATATTTGTTGATTTTCTCCATACTTTACATACCAAATTGGTTGTAAAGTAACAGCTGCAACTTTTCCATCAGGCCCATTACCTGGCTCTAACTTATAACCAATGCCAATATCCTGAATCAATTTTTTATCAATTGTCGGATTATTTTCTAATGATTGTATAACCTTGTGACCTGTCGGTAATGTCCTCTTCGTATCTAAAAACTGACGACTTATTAACTCAAATAAAGGTCTTTCATATTGAATAACTTCTTCCGCTCCCCATACTTGTTTTAATTCGGCCAGTCCTTCTTTATTAAATACAGGAAGTCCACCTTCGTATAAACGGAATGATGATTTTCCTTTCCCTATATAATCAAATCGATATAAATCCATGAAACCACTATGTCCACTTACAAATTCAAAACTCTTTTGTAAAAGCATAGAATTATCCATGAATCTATCACTATATACAGAGGAGTTTTTATATTTTAACATTGTATTCCACTTATCAACTTCCATAGAACGTATACCATCTGTGAATATTTCTTTTGATTTATCAGAAATAGGATTTAAATAACGCGGATCACTAAATAATGCATTTTTGAACGTATCGATCCCTAAATTAGAAGTAACATAATATATATCACTTAATTCTGTCGGCCCATCCGGTAAAAAGATTTTTTTCGTATCATTAATTGTGTATTCAAAATACGGTCTTGCCAATGCAACAAATTGGTTTTGCGCATTTATAACTTCTTTTAAATTCACACCATTCAATGTCATTTGATACACTCTACGTGTATTGTCATAAGAAACGAAGTTAACTTTAATTTCTTGATCTCGGCTTCGAGAAGGATCAAGAATAATACGATTAAAACTTCTATCCTTATCCATATTTTTATCTTTAATATTTAACATACTTTTAATTGAATCCAATGGGATATTTGTAGGAAAAACAATTTCAATTTTTCCTTCCCCATGCACATAAGAGAGAAAATCCCCTTTAGCAATTGTGCTTGTTATTTCCTTAAAATCATGTAACTCTCCGCCTTCGAGAATATTATAAATTAAATCTATATTCGTCTTTGTTTCACTTACAAAATGATTTTTATCTTTATGAACAATTACAGAAGACGGCAGAACTACATCTGAAATCTTTATCGGCGTTGCACCTTCGTTACCTTGAACAAATTTTGTATTTTGCATAGAAGTAGAATCGGGAACATATGTCCATAAATTGAAAGTAAGAAATAGACTAATGACAACTAAATTAATTAGAACAATGGTTTTAAAGTTTTCCATATTCATTCCCAATCGTCCTCTTCTTCTTTCGCCATTGGCAGTGTGAAATAGATAGTCGTTCCTTTTCCTTCCTCACTCTTCGCCCAGATTGATCCACCATGTGCTTCAATCATCT
The DNA window shown above is from Bacillus clarus and carries:
- the pepF gene encoding oligoendopeptidase F, with amino-acid sequence MENVIAKRLTRSEVPTELTWDLSDLYKSDQDWEDGLKILEEDVKKLDAFKGKLHTGPNILLNCLLLQEQLLMQLTTLWTYANLKESTDRTNPVIQADSSKMSSLGTKVHTASSFIPNEILTLEEGLIEKYLLEEADLEPFRKSLTEILEIRKHKLSPETEEALAALGEVHGAPYKIYGMTKLADMDFSPIQDEQGNELPVSFSLFESRYEFSPNADIRRKAYSSFVSTLKRYKHTVAATYSTEVTKQVALSRLRKYESVTHMLLDPQHVTLEMYNNQLDIIYKELAPHMRRFAELKKKVLGLDQMLFCDLHAPLDPEFNPAITYEEAGKLIQESLKVLGPEYSSIIEKGFKERWVDLADNVGKSTGAFCSSPYNAHPYILITWQNTMRGCFTLAHEFGHAGHFYLANKNQRIINVRPSMYFIEAPSTMNELLLAQHLLATNEDKRMRRWVILQLLGTYYHNFVTHLLEGEYQRRVYALAEDEKALTATTLTELKTDVLSSFWGDTVEIDEGAGLTWMRQPHYYMGLYSYTYSAGLTASTAVAQMIKEEGQPAIDRWLDVLRAGGTMKPLELMKHAGVDMSQPDTIRKAVSYVGSLIDELEHSYQ
- a CDS encoding radical SAM/SPASM domain-containing protein, whose translation is MKKFKKFYLEITSVCNLACSFCPPTERQKQFISVEDFSKRLDQIKPHTDYIYLHVKGEPLLHPKIDQLLDLSHEKGFKVNITTNGTLINKRKHRLLNRPALRQMNFSLHSFDGHPGSEDKAGYVRSILSFIREATSQSDLIVSLRLWNLTQDNKTNLEIQRNRELLEIIEKEFDLPYKIEEKITPGKGIKIAERVFINQDYEFQWPALHEEEDDGKGFCHGLRNQAGILANGTVIPCCLDGEGIINLGNINNDSFSNIIEGERAKNIVDGFSQRVAVEELCRKCGYRKRFGK
- the rlmH gene encoding 23S rRNA (pseudouridine(1915)-N(3))-methyltransferase RlmH; this translates as MNISIISIGKLKEKYLKQGIAEYLKRLSAYAKVEVIELPDEKAPENLSEAEMLIVKEKEGIRILDKISDDTHVIALAIEGKQKSSEEFAASLDRLATYGKSKVAFVIGGSLGLSSEVMKRSNESLSFSKMTLPHQLMRLVLLEQVYRAFRINRGEPYHK
- a CDS encoding CxxH/CxxC protein; this translates as MNLPCCLEHVELALDIIVDECEVAPVINNVDNSEKEKKTCEFCQNEATYVVSNTDSHTICG
- a CDS encoding S1C family serine protease; protein product: MSFIDEKKYRIKRAGKKKHKGIVISSIAGTIVGASLFAFGAPLFSDREGNLQQAEASEGNMVQAQTGTVPVNQVNFVNAVDRASEAVVGVINIQRDNFSEADSEAGTGSGVIYKKTDGHAYIVTNHHVVAGANRIEVSLSDGKKVSGKVLGSDVVTDLAVLQIDAKPVKKVIEIGDSNTVRRGEPVIAIGNPLGLQFSGTVTQGIISANERIVPVDLDQDGHYDWQVEVLQTDAAINPGNSGGALVNAAGQLIGINSMKIAAKEVEGIGLAIPITRAVPIMNELEKHGKVRRPYVGIELRSLNEIPNYYWSKTLHLPSNVTDGVCILDVKSPSPGADAGLREHDVIVAVDGKPVHDIIGFRTALYNKKIDDKMILTFYRGTKRATTTVKLGIQKY
- a CDS encoding MBL fold metallo-hydrolase; this encodes MSLHFSVLASGSTGNALYVGTENQKLLVDAGLSGKATEALFKQAELNIQDISGILVTHEHSDHIKGLGVLARKYELPVYANEKTWGAMEHLIGNIPTDQKFIFSVGDVKTFGDIEVESFGVSHDAAEPMFYAFHHNDRKLALITDTGYVSDRMKGVIKGANAFVFESNHDVEMLRMGRYPWSIKRRILSDVGHVCNEDAALAMADVITDETKHIYLAHLSLDNNMKELARMSVSQVLEEKGFEVGESFEVHDTDPKNPTQIQYV
- a CDS encoding two-component system regulatory protein YycI, with translation MDWDRIKTIFIVTFFVLDLFLVFQFIQKQDSDQLELMTETKVDQQLKDEKITIGNFPKEPRKESFIMAKNKSFKDEDIQSLKSQTAHLQNEYKIESKLKEPFLNTKALSKDKYNEFLKNYVLDGTKYEFGAVKNSKIYFFQKYKDNPIFYNDQAMIVVNLNEKNELISYTQTMLTDLKEMGESEKTKEQETITAQTALENLYLKNQIKPNTHIKEAQIGYATLAATASDMQVLAPTWNLKTDQKVDHFVNAIEGQVMKLGETEENEEKNGVRRNEFAF
- a CDS encoding YycH family regulatory protein; translated protein: MNMENFKTIVLINLVVISLFLTFNLWTYVPDSTSMQNTKFVQGNEGATPIKISDVVLPSSVIVHKDKNHFVSETKTNIDLIYNILEGGELHDFKEITSTIAKGDFLSYVHGEGKIEIVFPTNIPLDSIKSMLNIKDKNMDKDRSFNRIILDPSRSRDQEIKVNFVSYDNTRRVYQMTLNGVNLKEVINAQNQFVALARPYFEYTINDTKKIFLPDGPTELSDIYYVTSNLGIDTFKNALFSDPRYLNPISDKSKEIFTDGIRSMEVDKWNTMLKYKNSSVYSDRFMDNSMLLQKSFEFVSGHSGFMDLYRFDYIGKGKSSFRLYEGGLPVFNKEGLAELKQVWGAEEVIQYERPLFELISRQFLDTKRTLPTGHKVIQSLENNPTIDKKLIQDIGIGYKLEPGNGPDGKVAAVTLQPIWYVKYGENQQIFEWSEEMEGELNGLGSN